From the Candidatus Methylomirabilota bacterium genome, the window GGACCTCGTTCTTCCCGAGCGGCGTGACCTCGAGGTTGCCGACCAGGTGCCGCGTGCGCGAGGGCGGATCCTCGGCCCACGCCATGCCGGTGTCGAGCCGGGCCACTCGCATCGTGAGGTAGCGCTTGTCCTCTTCCAGGATGGCCAGATCGCCCAGCGGCGTCAGCTCGCGGTCGAGCTCGCGGCGCGGGACGTTCTTGCGCCGGGGCATGAAGTAGAGCACGTCGTCGGTGAACAGGTCGAGCCACTCGGTGAGCCGGCGCTCGTCCAGCAGCCACGCCTCCCCGATATAGAACCGCATCAGCTCGAGCCACAGTGCCTGCGACCCCGAGACCGCGGGCGCCGGATCGCGGCGTCGGTCCCGCGCCGGCGCGCGCCGCTTTTTCGCCACCGCGCTCCTGGCCTTTTTCATCAGGCTCCGGCTGGCCCTGCCCGGCTAGCCCTGCATCGTGGCGGTGCCCTCGAAATCCGCCTTGATCGGATCGATCGAGATGTCGGCCCAGCTCCCCGCGTTCATGAACT encodes:
- a CDS encoding 3-phenylpropionate/cinnamic acid dioxygenase subunit beta, yielding MKKARSAVAKKRRAPARDRRRDPAPAVSGSQALWLELMRFYIGEAWLLDERRLTEWLDLFTDDVLYFMPRRKNVPRRELDRELTPLGDLAILEEDKRYLTMRVARLDTGMAWAEDPPSRTRHLVGNLEVTPLGKNEVQARTAFLVYRSHLETDHQLLSGYREDLLRRIDGGFKIARRTIVLDANVLLDKNLSVFL